A genomic segment from Clostridiales bacterium encodes:
- a CDS encoding spore germination protein produces the protein MEFVKDLKTNKKKLLELFFNNADINHRDISLKSGVKCCFIFLEGAIEPESVRDVLKRLMDSDKIAKDVPMYLKLHVINTFGVDEIESTDQAIRNILDGNGVLLIDGFNKALTVGCAQWTTRAITEPPTSALLMGPREGFTEDIKTNITMLRRRLHTPAFVYEKHSIGRYSNTEVALCYIKGIADEYIVQKVSHRLKLIDIDGIIDSNYIAQFISEKPNSLFRTVGVAEKPDIIVSKILEGRVAIIVNGSPMVLTVPFIFFEDIQESGDYYTKSTRSTFLRFMRLLGILLGTQLPAIYVALRIFHYMAMPIDYLVTILNSSQGVPFSPMFEMLFVILLFEIIHEASLRLPRYVGMAMSIVGALVLGDTAVKAGLLSSPTVM, from the coding sequence ATGGAATTTGTTAAAGACCTAAAAACAAACAAAAAAAAGCTTCTTGAGCTGTTTTTCAACAACGCCGATATAAACCACCGCGATATTAGCTTAAAGTCCGGGGTTAAATGTTGTTTTATTTTTTTAGAGGGGGCAATAGAGCCTGAGTCGGTGCGCGATGTCCTAAAAAGACTTATGGACAGCGATAAAATCGCCAAAGATGTGCCAATGTATTTGAAACTCCATGTAATCAATACATTTGGCGTTGACGAAATAGAATCTACAGACCAAGCGATAAGGAACATATTAGACGGCAACGGCGTTTTGTTGATAGACGGCTTTAATAAGGCGTTAACCGTAGGATGCGCCCAATGGACTACGCGCGCCATAACAGAGCCGCCTACTTCGGCTTTGTTGATGGGTCCGCGCGAAGGCTTTACCGAAGATATAAAAACTAATATAACAATGCTAAGGAGGCGGCTGCATACGCCAGCCTTTGTCTATGAAAAGCATTCTATCGGCAGATATTCCAATACCGAAGTCGCGCTTTGTTACATAAAAGGCATCGCCGATGAATATATCGTGCAAAAAGTAAGCCACAGGCTCAAACTTATAGACATTGACGGAATAATAGACTCAAACTACATAGCGCAGTTTATCAGCGAAAAGCCCAATTCGTTGTTCAGAACGGTAGGCGTCGCCGAAAAGCCCGATATAATCGTATCCAAGATTTTAGAAGGCAGGGTGGCTATAATCGTCAACGGCTCGCCTATGGTGTTGACTGTTCCTTTTATCTTTTTTGAGGATATACAGGAAAGCGGCGACTATTACACAAAAAGCACGCGTTCCACTTTTTTGAGATTTATGAGGCTATTGGGAATTTTGTTGGGAACGCAGCTGCCAGCGATTTATGTGGCGCTTAGGATTTTTCATTATATGGCGATGCCCATAGACTATTTGGTAACAATCCTCAATTCCAGCCAAGGCGTGCCTTTTTCGCCGATGTTTGAAATGCTGTTTGTCATACTCTTGTTTGAGATAATCCACGAAGCGAGTTTAAGGTTGCCGCGGTATGTGGGCATGGCGATGAGCATTGTGGGCGCGCTTGTATTAGGCGATACCGCCGTCAAAGCCGGACTTTTAAGTTCGCCCACCGTAATGT
- a CDS encoding beta-glucosidase encodes MNHKFLWGVATSAYQIEGAYNEDGKGLSIWDVYTKERGKIFQNHNGDIACDHYHRFESDIELIKELGVNAYRFSISWPRILPQGAGKANQKGLDFYNRIIDLLLKADIEPFITLYHWDLPYELNLKGGFLNNDFPNWFCGYADTVARAFQDRAKFFVTFNEPQCIIAGYGEGNFAPGYKALKCERLRAAHNLLLAHAKAVQAFKSYNDDAKAGLVTCGSAFYPAMANEQNIKVLTQAYQSQYDESSILIYTDPIFWGKYPEQCYINYPEFYHNINPDDLKLISTPVDFLGINNYEGAPVISDGANGFKVYQRHDGYPKTDTGWAVEEDGIYWMSRFLYERYNAPIYITENGMASNDWVHLDGAVRDHARIDYLKRYIGKVCQAIEDGVDIRGYFVWSLLDNFEWASGYSKRFGLVHVDYRTQKRTPKDSFYWYRDFIKSLKP; translated from the coding sequence ATGAATCATAAGTTTTTATGGGGCGTAGCGACTTCTGCCTATCAGATTGAAGGCGCTTATAACGAAGACGGCAAGGGTTTGTCTATTTGGGATGTTTATACCAAAGAGCGCGGCAAGATTTTCCAAAACCATAACGGCGACATAGCCTGCGACCATTACCATAGATTTGAAAGCGATATAGAATTAATCAAGGAATTGGGCGTCAACGCTTACAGGTTTTCAATAAGTTGGCCCAGAATTTTGCCCCAAGGCGCGGGCAAGGCCAACCAAAAAGGCCTTGATTTTTACAATAGAATAATTGACTTATTGCTTAAGGCCGATATTGAGCCTTTTATCACGCTTTATCATTGGGACTTGCCTTACGAGTTAAACTTAAAAGGCGGTTTTTTGAACAATGATTTTCCTAACTGGTTTTGCGGATACGCCGATACGGTAGCGAGAGCTTTCCAAGATAGGGCAAAATTTTTCGTAACATTTAACGAGCCGCAATGCATAATCGCCGGCTATGGCGAGGGCAATTTCGCGCCCGGCTATAAAGCGTTAAAATGCGAAAGGCTAAGGGCCGCGCATAATCTTTTGCTCGCCCACGCCAAAGCCGTTCAAGCATTCAAAAGTTATAACGATGACGCCAAAGCCGGTTTGGTTACCTGCGGCTCGGCTTTTTATCCCGCCATGGCAAACGAGCAAAATATAAAAGTTCTTACCCAAGCTTATCAAAGCCAATATGACGAAAGCTCTATTTTGATTTATACGGATCCGATATTCTGGGGCAAATATCCCGAACAATGTTATATTAATTATCCCGAGTTTTACCATAATATTAATCCGGACGACCTAAAACTCATATCAACGCCTGTTGATTTTTTGGGCATTAACAACTATGAAGGCGCGCCCGTAATATCGGACGGCGCTAACGGATTTAAAGTTTACCAAAGACACGACGGCTACCCTAAGACCGACACAGGCTGGGCGGTGGAAGAAGACGGGATTTATTGGATGAGTAGATTTTTGTATGAAAGATACAACGCGCCCATATACATAACCGAAAACGGCATGGCTAGCAATGATTGGGTGCATCTTGACGGCGCTGTCCGCGATCATGCGCGCATTGATTATTTAAAGCGATACATAGGAAAGGTCTGCCAAGCCATAGAAGACGGAGTAGATATAAGGGGATATTTCGTTTGGAGTCTTTTGGATAATTTTGAATGGGCAAGCGGCTATTCAAAACGCTTCGGGCTTGTGCATGTTGATTACAGGACGCAAAAGCGCACACCAAAAGATTCTTTTTATTGGTATAGGGATTTTATTAAGAGTCTAAAACCATAA
- a CDS encoding putative ABC transporter permease, with protein sequence MKKVSVKNLLKPKEVFAEGLSFYKVFLIFVFACIFGTYYEQVLKLIADGVWVTQQGVIYGPFNPVYGFGAAGLIALLVRKKRKWYWSFLLAAVVAGFFEYFLHELEYIFTGNVSWDYTYLKLYIPSIVTKGATAGTSVLHMAIWGALGLFLEFIVYPILSKLIEKIPPLQGKMVCNALAVFLTINILLTGAVFIRYGERQKGKEPLTFIGAWLDRNYPDEYVHEIFPDKKLEETEHNNETL encoded by the coding sequence ATGAAAAAAGTCAGCGTAAAAAACCTGCTTAAGCCCAAAGAAGTTTTCGCGGAAGGCTTGTCATTTTATAAAGTTTTTTTGATTTTTGTGTTTGCCTGTATTTTTGGGACATACTACGAGCAAGTTTTGAAACTGATAGCCGACGGCGTTTGGGTAACGCAGCAAGGCGTTATTTACGGGCCTTTTAATCCCGTTTATGGCTTCGGCGCGGCGGGGCTGATCGCGCTATTGGTAAGGAAAAAAAGAAAATGGTATTGGTCTTTTTTGCTTGCCGCGGTCGTCGCGGGGTTTTTTGAGTATTTTTTGCACGAGCTTGAATATATCTTTACGGGCAATGTTTCTTGGGATTATACATATTTGAAACTGTATATCCCGTCTATTGTCACTAAGGGCGCTACGGCCGGCACTAGCGTGTTGCACATGGCTATATGGGGGGCGCTTGGGCTGTTTTTGGAATTTATAGTTTATCCGATATTATCCAAGCTGATAGAAAAAATCCCGCCTTTGCAAGGCAAAATGGTTTGCAACGCGTTAGCGGTGTTTTTGACGATAAACATTCTCCTAACGGGCGCGGTTTTTATAAGATATGGCGAGCGCCAAAAAGGCAAAGAGCCTCTTACTTTTATAGGCGCGTGGCTGGACAGGAATTATCCCGACGAATATGTTCACGAAATTTTCCCCGACAAAAAGCTGGAAGAAACCGAACACAATAATGAAACATTATAA
- a CDS encoding zinc metallopeptidase, giving the protein MILYYITGIVLLPGILLAIYAQSKVTSAYSTYSRVYSQSRITAYEMVRGALNRAGLFDIQVQKTPGTLTDHYDHKNKAIRLSSGVFDSSSVAALGVAAHEVGHALQYADNYMPIRLRNSLVPIVNFASRLMWPLLIIGIIFGLAVPGTFIGDIIIYAGLIFYGSSILFSLVTLPTEFNASKRAAALLTTSGILPAQETEQAKKVLNAAAWTYVASLVVAILSMLRFLAIIFLARGRRR; this is encoded by the coding sequence ATGATATTATACTATATTACAGGCATAGTTTTGCTGCCCGGAATCTTATTGGCCATATATGCCCAAAGCAAAGTCACTTCGGCATATTCAACATATTCAAGGGTCTATTCACAATCAAGGATTACGGCATACGAAATGGTAAGAGGCGCGCTAAACCGCGCCGGCCTTTTTGATATCCAAGTGCAAAAAACCCCGGGCACATTAACCGACCATTACGACCACAAAAACAAAGCGATAAGGCTTTCTAGCGGCGTGTTTGATTCTTCCAGCGTGGCGGCGCTTGGGGTGGCGGCGCACGAGGTTGGACATGCCTTGCAATACGCTGACAACTATATGCCCATAAGGCTTAGAAATTCTTTGGTGCCTATTGTAAACTTCGCTTCCCGTCTTATGTGGCCGCTGCTTATTATCGGCATTATTTTCGGCTTGGCTGTGCCGGGCACTTTTATAGGCGATATAATCATTTACGCGGGATTGATTTTTTACGGTTCTTCAATCCTTTTCAGCCTTGTAACCTTGCCCACCGAGTTTAACGCCTCAAAACGCGCGGCGGCGCTGCTTACTACCAGCGGGATTTTGCCCGCGCAGGAGACCGAACAAGCCAAAAAAGTCCTCAACGCGGCGGCGTGGACCTATGTAGCCTCGCTTGTTGTGGCAATTTTGAGCATGCTGAGATTTCTGGCGATAATATTCTTGGCAAGAGGAAGAAGAAGATAA
- a CDS encoding LysR family transcriptional regulator: MSIDLELYKVFYTVGKTGNLTKAAKELYITQPAVSQSIKQLETLLGGRLFVRTPKGMKLTENEGEMMFGYVEKAIDLIRSAENKFRQMKNLAIGVLHIGAGDSLIKYHLLDKINAFHEKHPQIKIQLTNCTTTGAIDLLKTGLIDVAFVNMPVNDSALEITEIDRVRDCFVTNQKHKSLAEQTQSLSVLTDHTLMMLDKNSNSRKNVLNFLKENGVNVTPDIELGSLDLLKEFAINGLGIACVVKEYIQKELDEGILIEIKTDPPLPSRGIGLATLKDVPLSFAVSEFISSYK, encoded by the coding sequence ATGTCAATAGATTTGGAATTATACAAAGTCTTTTATACGGTGGGCAAAACAGGCAATCTCACCAAAGCGGCTAAAGAACTTTACATAACCCAACCCGCCGTTAGCCAATCCATAAAACAGCTTGAAACTTTGCTGGGCGGAAGGCTTTTTGTGCGCACGCCCAAAGGAATGAAGCTGACCGAAAACGAAGGCGAGATGATGTTCGGGTATGTGGAAAAAGCCATTGACTTAATAAGGTCGGCCGAAAACAAGTTCAGGCAGATGAAAAACTTGGCGATTGGCGTGCTGCATATAGGCGCGGGCGACAGCCTTATCAAATATCATCTCCTGGATAAGATAAACGCTTTTCACGAAAAGCACCCGCAAATCAAAATCCAGCTCACCAATTGCACCACCACAGGCGCGATTGATTTGTTAAAGACAGGGCTGATTGACGTGGCGTTTGTCAATATGCCCGTCAATGATTCAGCGTTAGAAATTACCGAGATCGATCGCGTGCGGGATTGCTTTGTGACCAACCAAAAGCATAAGTCTTTGGCCGAACAGACCCAAAGCCTGTCCGTTTTGACCGACCATACGCTTATGATGTTGGACAAAAACAGCAATTCCCGAAAAAATGTCCTAAACTTCCTAAAAGAAAACGGCGTTAATGTAACGCCTGATATAGAGCTTGGCAGTCTTGATCTGTTAAAAGAGTTTGCAATCAACGGGCTAGGGATTGCCTGCGTGGTAAAAGAATATATCCAAAAAGAATTGGACGAAGGAATCCTGATAGAAATCAAGACTGACCCGCCGCTGCCCTCAAGAGGCATCGGGCTTGCCACGCTAAAAGACGTGCCCCTTTCTTTTGCGGTTAGCGAATTTATTTCGTCTTATAAATAA
- a CDS encoding uridylate kinase, whose product MKFDIELVGKIGSMALINEEKNDLDYNKFARIGKELRPGIVWVSSGATEIGRLDYIKRMGCELKGDSEDNKTDYSAQGQAILMQTYRMFVNPNYNIRQVLVEHQHFNNEEKREHIRNFLFRCVAQKAIPIINYNDAVSCEENRRMEIAALKKNGGNHVVELVDNDETASLIACLVKTKRLLILTSVDGIYKDPKDPSTLIEEISGKDIYEVLDNIEACKALCQGSSRIGAGGAAAKLEYIKEPVKMGTLVYIANAKYSIKDILEGKAKRTFIGVR is encoded by the coding sequence ATGAAGTTTGACATTGAATTGGTCGGTAAAATAGGCTCAATGGCGCTGATCAACGAAGAAAAAAACGACTTGGATTATAACAAATTTGCCCGCATTGGCAAAGAGTTAAGGCCCGGAATCGTTTGGGTTTCAAGCGGCGCGACCGAGATTGGCAGGCTTGATTATATAAAACGCATGGGTTGCGAGCTAAAAGGCGACAGCGAGGACAACAAGACCGATTATTCCGCTCAAGGCCAGGCGATTTTGATGCAAACATACAGGATGTTTGTTAATCCCAATTACAATATAAGACAGGTTTTGGTAGAACATCAGCATTTTAACAACGAGGAAAAACGGGAGCATATCAGAAACTTTTTGTTCAGGTGCGTAGCCCAAAAAGCCATTCCTATAATTAATTACAATGACGCGGTCTCGTGCGAGGAAAATCGCCGAATGGAAATTGCCGCCCTGAAGAAAAACGGGGGCAACCATGTGGTAGAGCTTGTGGATAATGACGAAACCGCGAGCTTGATCGCTTGTTTGGTAAAGACCAAAAGATTGCTGATTTTGACTAGCGTCGACGGAATTTATAAAGACCCCAAAGATCCTTCCACTTTGATTGAGGAAATAAGCGGCAAAGATATATACGAGGTCTTGGATAATATAGAGGCTTGCAAAGCGCTGTGCCAAGGCTCAAGCAGAATAGGCGCGGGCGGAGCCGCGGCCAAGCTTGAATACATAAAAGAACCCGTCAAGATGGGCACGCTTGTGTATATCGCCAACGCCAAATATTCTATAAAAGATATTTTGGAAGGCAAGGCAAAAAGGACTTTTATAGGCGTAAGATAA
- the sufC gene encoding Fe-S cluster assembly ATPase SufC: protein MKKAILKIQDLHVKIKDKEILKGVNLEIGGGEIHAVMGPNGNGKSTLAAVVMGSPFFEITKGKIIYDGEDITNMPTDERARRGIFLGMQYPSEISGVTNMQFLYSAYNAINPDKKMSLGVLKKNVTAAAAALEMGKDMPNRYLNVGFSGGEKKRNEILHMLMLRPRFVMLDEIDSGLDIDALQTVGKNITNYADEMGENAAFLIITHYQRLLNYVRPDFVHVLYEGKIVITGGEELSLKLESEGYEWLRQQGV, encoded by the coding sequence ATGAAAAAGGCAATTCTCAAAATACAAGATCTCCATGTCAAGATAAAAGACAAGGAAATTCTAAAAGGCGTAAACTTGGAAATCGGCGGCGGCGAGATTCACGCCGTGATGGGTCCCAACGGAAACGGAAAGTCCACTCTGGCAGCTGTCGTTATGGGCAGCCCTTTTTTTGAAATTACCAAGGGTAAAATTATTTATGACGGCGAGGATATTACAAACATGCCGACTGACGAGCGGGCAAGACGGGGCATATTTTTGGGCATGCAATACCCTAGCGAGATTAGCGGCGTTACCAATATGCAGTTTTTGTATTCGGCTTATAACGCCATAAATCCCGACAAAAAAATGTCTTTGGGCGTTTTAAAGAAAAATGTAACGGCGGCGGCTGCTGCGCTGGAAATGGGCAAGGACATGCCCAACCGCTATTTAAATGTGGGATTTTCGGGCGGCGAAAAAAAGCGAAACGAAATCTTGCATATGCTGATGCTGCGTCCCCGATTTGTAATGCTGGACGAGATTGACTCAGGATTGGATATTGACGCTTTGCAAACCGTGGGCAAAAACATAACCAATTACGCCGATGAAATGGGCGAAAACGCCGCTTTTTTGATTATTACGCATTACCAAAGATTGTTAAACTATGTTAGACCCGATTTTGTGCATGTTTTGTACGAGGGCAAGATTGTCATTACGGGCGGGGAAGAGCTTTCTTTGAAGCTTGAGAGCGAAGGTTACGAATGGCTGAGACAACAAGGCGTTTAA
- a CDS encoding SufD family Fe-S cluster assembly protein, with amino-acid sequence MAETTRRLIYAKDHKTIQINQDGVYRLHFRGVNDKVNVVISQNTRAYITHRFCPRAPFIDIDYKLEQGAHLTLSAFCDCKTMQVNHNMVLGANSIFEGYYGFVGQSVQDNWTIDLCSGVLAKLYAVSFCQNSDRHNHNLTTRQIEGDNKVRFRGRGVAVMDSMCKFTTKGVINKGSSGAYCSHRSKILTLSDNAKAQIDPSLIIDEYDVQAAHSGSVGRIGKDELFYMMSRGLSEQEIINLISYGFLVSRIEGFLIKPDRLRFYKAIKQDAL; translated from the coding sequence ATGGCTGAGACAACAAGGCGTTTAATTTACGCAAAAGACCATAAAACAATACAAATTAATCAAGACGGCGTTTATCGTCTGCATTTTAGGGGCGTAAATGATAAAGTAAATGTCGTCATTTCCCAAAACACAAGAGCGTATATTACGCATAGGTTTTGCCCTCGGGCGCCCTTTATAGATATTGATTATAAACTTGAACAAGGCGCGCATTTGACGCTTAGCGCGTTTTGCGATTGCAAGACTATGCAAGTCAATCATAATATGGTATTGGGCGCTAATAGTATTTTTGAGGGATATTACGGATTTGTAGGACAAAGCGTGCAAGACAATTGGACGATAGATTTATGTTCGGGCGTTTTGGCCAAACTTTATGCCGTTAGCTTTTGCCAAAACTCAGACCGACATAATCATAACTTGACCACCCGCCAAATTGAAGGCGATAATAAAGTCCGATTTAGAGGGCGGGGCGTGGCGGTTATGGATTCTATGTGCAAGTTTACAACCAAGGGAGTAATCAACAAGGGCAGCTCGGGCGCTTATTGTTCGCACAGGAGCAAGATATTGACGCTGTCCGACAACGCCAAAGCCCAAATTGACCCAAGCCTTATTATAGACGAATACGATGTCCAAGCCGCGCATTCGGGCAGCGTGGGCAGAATAGGCAAAGACGAATTGTTTTATATGATGTCGCGGGGTTTAAGCGAACAAGAGATTATTAACCTTATTTCTTACGGTTTTTTGGTGTCCAGGATTGAGGGTTTTTTGATAAAACCCGACAGGCTAAGATTTTACAAAGCGATAAAGCAGGATGCGCTATGA
- a CDS encoding cysteine desulfurase, whose translation MNKYRKDFALIQKGEWVYLNNAAQTLVPKPVIDEMARYYTEVGANVHRGVDSLGFEATRLYDLAREKVAKFLGAGDKGKVIFTRGATSALNLAARSYGQVLSDGDEIVVSMSEHHSNFVPYQQLAKEKNLKLVFVPLDERGSVTAQNLKSVLSPKTKIVAISHMTNVLGSINDIGALADVAHSAGAVIAVDGAQGAVHMPAEVDKNDIDFYALGAHKMLGPTGIGALYAKNDLLDIMPPLETGGDMVDIVTKEHTSYLDAPNKFEAGTPMIAEAIGWGRAIDYYLEIGYQAINEQIRRLRKIMVERMRAEIPDAIIYNEKAEHSPMVTFNIKGVHSHDVASVLDHEKVCVRAGHHCAQLIHEWLGIASSVRASLMFYNNEQDIDRFIQALKKSKDFINVLF comes from the coding sequence ATGAACAAATATAGAAAAGATTTTGCGCTTATTCAAAAAGGCGAATGGGTATATCTAAACAACGCGGCGCAAACGCTTGTGCCCAAGCCTGTAATAGACGAGATGGCAAGATATTATACGGAGGTCGGCGCCAATGTCCATAGGGGCGTGGATTCGTTGGGGTTTGAGGCGACCAGATTATACGACCTCGCGCGCGAAAAAGTCGCCAAATTTTTGGGCGCGGGCGATAAAGGCAAAGTCATTTTTACGCGCGGCGCCACATCGGCGCTCAATCTAGCGGCGCGCTCTTACGGTCAGGTTTTGTCAGACGGCGACGAGATAGTGGTTTCAATGTCCGAGCATCATTCCAACTTTGTGCCATATCAACAGCTCGCCAAGGAAAAAAACCTAAAGTTAGTCTTTGTCCCGTTGGACGAGCGGGGCAGCGTTACCGCCCAAAACCTAAAAAGCGTGTTATCGCCCAAAACCAAAATCGTGGCTATATCGCATATGACCAATGTTTTGGGCTCCATTAACGACATCGGGGCGTTGGCGGATGTGGCGCACTCGGCAGGCGCCGTAATAGCCGTTGACGGCGCGCAAGGCGCTGTCCATATGCCCGCCGAAGTGGACAAAAACGACATAGATTTTTACGCGCTGGGCGCGCACAAAATGCTCGGTCCTACGGGCATAGGCGCGCTGTATGCCAAAAATGATTTGTTAGACATAATGCCGCCTTTAGAAACGGGCGGGGATATGGTGGATATCGTAACCAAAGAGCATACTTCGTATTTGGACGCCCCCAACAAATTTGAGGCGGGCACGCCTATGATAGCCGAGGCTATCGGCTGGGGCAGAGCGATAGATTATTATTTGGAAATTGGATACCAGGCGATTAACGAGCAGATACGGCGTTTGAGAAAAATTATGGTTGAGAGGATGAGGGCTGAAATTCCCGATGCCATAATATATAATGAGAAAGCCGAACATTCGCCTATGGTGACTTTTAATATCAAGGGCGTGCATTCGCACGACGTGGCAAGCGTCCTTGACCATGAAAAGGTTTGCGTGCGCGCGGGTCATCATTGCGCGCAATTAATACACGAATGGCTGGGGATTGCGTCTTCCGTAAGAGCCAGTCTAATGTTTTATAACAATGAACAGGATATTGACAGGTTTATCCAAGCCCTCAAAAAATCAAAGGATTTTATAAATGTCTTATTTTGA
- a CDS encoding SUF system NifU family Fe-S cluster assembly protein: MSYFDESLSREIILDHYQNPRGKTIPQGYKTVTLKNVSCGDIVSVGALCDHEVIKDIRHEGTGCSICCASASMMCELLKEKSVAQALKIAQEFSKMMTRQEFDCEILGDACALEGINKLLPRIKCATLAWNAAKELFTGEQKTDG; the protein is encoded by the coding sequence ATGTCTTATTTTGACGAAAGCCTATCGCGAGAGATTATACTTGACCATTACCAAAACCCTCGCGGCAAAACTATCCCGCAAGGGTATAAGACCGTCACGCTAAAGAATGTGTCTTGCGGCGATATAGTAAGCGTGGGTGCGCTTTGCGACCATGAGGTTATTAAGGACATAAGGCACGAAGGAACGGGCTGTTCTATTTGTTGCGCCAGCGCGTCTATGATGTGCGAGCTCTTAAAAGAAAAAAGCGTGGCACAGGCCTTAAAGATAGCCCAAGAGTTTAGCAAAATGATGACAAGGCAAGAGTTTGATTGCGAGATTTTGGGCGACGCGTGCGCTTTAGAAGGCATTAACAAATTATTGCCCCGAATAAAATGCGCGACGCTTGCTTGGAACGCCGCCAAAGAACTATTTACAGGAGAGCAAAAAACCGATGGATGA
- the sufB gene encoding Fe-S cluster assembly protein SufB gives MDDYKYGFNDGDVGVFLLERGLDEDRVRRISAIKGEPEWMTEFRVKSYRQYAKSKLPAWANHLIKLEEDRLIYYIKPSERVATDWEQVPEKIKKTFDALGLPEAEKKYLAGVATQYESEVVYQSIQRDLEQKGVIFLDTDTALKRYPDLFRQYFGALVPYDDNKYASLNSAVWSGGSFIYVPKGVKLEQPLQSYFRMNAEQMGQFERTLIIVDEGAYLHYVEGCTAPRYSKDSLHAAVVEIFVADGARCRYSTIQNWSDNVYNLVTKRAVCGRDAVMEWIDGNLGSKLTMKYPAVILKGEGAAGTTISIAVAGKGQVQDAGARMIHLAPHTSSTIISKSIAKNGGNATYRGEIVHSENAHRSFSHVECDTLILDKLSKSDTIPMNKILNGTSILEHEARVSKVSQDQLFYLMSRGLNEEQATEMIVLGFIEPFSRELPMEYAIELNQLLKMDMSGSIG, from the coding sequence ATGGATGATTACAAATACGGGTTTAACGACGGCGATGTAGGCGTGTTTTTACTTGAGCGCGGGCTTGACGAAGACCGGGTAAGGCGGATAAGCGCGATAAAAGGCGAGCCCGAATGGATGACCGAGTTTAGAGTCAAAAGTTACCGCCAATACGCCAAGTCCAAATTGCCCGCTTGGGCCAATCATCTTATAAAGCTGGAAGAAGACCGGTTAATATATTACATCAAGCCAAGCGAACGGGTTGCGACCGATTGGGAACAAGTCCCCGAAAAGATAAAAAAGACCTTTGACGCTTTGGGCTTGCCCGAAGCCGAAAAAAAATATTTGGCTGGCGTCGCGACCCAATACGAGTCGGAAGTGGTTTATCAATCAATACAACGCGATTTAGAACAAAAGGGCGTCATATTTTTGGATACCGATACGGCGCTAAAGCGCTATCCCGATTTGTTCAGGCAATATTTTGGCGCGCTTGTGCCTTATGATGATAACAAATACGCGAGCCTAAACAGCGCCGTTTGGTCGGGCGGGTCGTTTATCTATGTGCCCAAGGGCGTTAAATTAGAACAGCCTTTGCAGTCGTATTTTAGAATGAACGCCGAACAAATGGGCCAGTTTGAAAGGACCTTGATTATTGTGGACGAGGGCGCGTATTTGCATTATGTGGAGGGCTGCACGGCGCCTAGATACAGCAAAGACTCTTTGCACGCCGCCGTCGTGGAAATTTTTGTGGCGGACGGGGCAAGGTGCCGCTATTCCACAATCCAAAACTGGTCGGACAATGTTTATAACCTTGTCACCAAAAGGGCGGTTTGCGGGCGCGATGCCGTTATGGAATGGATAGACGGCAACTTGGGCTCCAAACTCACGATGAAATATCCCGCGGTTATCTTAAAAGGCGAGGGCGCGGCTGGCACGACCATTTCTATCGCCGTGGCTGGCAAGGGGCAGGTTCAGGACGCGGGCGCGAGAATGATTCACCTGGCGCCCCATACATCGTCAACCATAATTTCCAAGTCTATCGCCAAAAACGGCGGCAACGCGACATACCGCGGCGAGATTGTGCACTCTGAAAACGCTCATCGCTCTTTCAGCCATGTTGAATGCGACACGCTTATTTTGGACAAATTATCCAAATCCGACACCATACCTATGAACAAAATACTCAATGGAACTTCTATATTGGAACACGAAGCTAGGGTTTCCAAAGTCTCCCAAGACCAGCTGTTTTATCTTATGAGCAGGGGTTTAAACGAAGAACAGGCGACCGAGATGATAGTTTTGGGATTTATTGAGCCGTTTTCAAGGGAATTGCCTATGGAGTACGCTATTGAGCTTAACCAATTGCTAAAAATGGACATGAGCGGGTCAATAGGATAG